The Streptomyces noursei ATCC 11455 sequence CGGAACGAGGTCATCGACGACGACCTGGTCCACGCGCTCGCCGAAGCCGTGTTCCTGGAGGAGTCGGGGACCTACTGGATGACCACGACGCAGGCCATCGAGATCGGCCCGGGTAACGCGGCGCAGTACCTGCACCGGGACCTTGAGAACTGGTTCCCGTTCGTCGGCATGGGACCGGCCGGACCGGAAGTGGCCATCAACTTCCTGATCGCCATGACCGAGTTCACAGAGGAGAACGGAGCCACGCGAGTCATCCCCGGCAGCAACCACTGGGCGGACTTCGAGGACCGCGGTACCCCGGAGCAGACCGTACCGGCCGAGATGCACATCGGGGACGCACTGTTCTTCAGCGGGAAGACCGCACACGGCGGCGGAGCCAACCAGACGACCGACGAGTACCGGCGCGCTCTGGCCTTCGCGCTCAACCCCGGTTACCTGACCGGCGAGGAGGCTTACCCCTTCTTGGTCGACCGGGACCTGGCCAAGACGCTGTCCCCGCGGGTGCAGGGGCTCATCGGGTTCCGGTCCCAGTACCCGAAGGGGAGCGCCGGCCTCTGGCAGGTCGACTACAGCGAGCTCGCCGACCACCTCGGGCTCTGAGCAGGACCGTGTGCCGGGGCCGTTCTCCATCGACCGTCGCCGAATCGGCGCGACCGGTACGACCCATTCCGATTCG is a genomic window containing:
- a CDS encoding phytanoyl-CoA dioxygenase family protein → MTKSTTGTAQLRRVPRGTPIEDILAVFHEDGGVIVEGLLTSEQVERVNREIEPAMREQQAGSTHDDEFLAEFHGKNTKRLTNLVSLSATFRNEVIDDDLVHALAEAVFLEESGTYWMTTTQAIEIGPGNAAQYLHRDLENWFPFVGMGPAGPEVAINFLIAMTEFTEENGATRVIPGSNHWADFEDRGTPEQTVPAEMHIGDALFFSGKTAHGGGANQTTDEYRRALAFALNPGYLTGEEAYPFLVDRDLAKTLSPRVQGLIGFRSQYPKGSAGLWQVDYSELADHLGL